Proteins encoded together in one Drosophila albomicans strain 15112-1751.03 chromosome 2R, ASM965048v2, whole genome shotgun sequence window:
- the LOC117576351 gene encoding uncharacterized protein LOC117576351: MKMLSKANKREGDGNGRRQPKLKTNTHRKRRCSPLLCSLLLLLCQMGHATTTTAATNSTRIMATSDTSFSQPLTTMTGQARNDDNTFLPILPIDISPEFISRNVFTKSGQYRVFQPVESESDLRLAVSMKRKDYTQRAEHSEVSKTSTKPTKRAAAATITTTVATSTVKPVKRSAKIPVGQQQQEQSNNGTSIGLRNELQGLEDLLMEYVEQFFTQGKYEPMPGLVLALQKNHTKAETEKLQRVERSVLDDANVELNIPRAMQSARLLFFSGLKKLMWPLYMGLQVLKSLLFALFLPTIIGSVSRLIGKGITSGSASSIPLFVRPMDPPQELDFRDNSANFDDDSKFSLADDSKTNAGYEYNAEASQQQPQFTPFNTNSVSQQTLSRYGGQQQMQDTYASAIQSLGAASFKNSQSLSGGSSSLGNAAPGMAKKPPSPANMNTFQSFQKVPNSSLLLSNYDPFYSPLLSRLDSVFAQLKLNSESESCREKLICLMYANPAKYAPYSNLVSAQLSRELNELRKPTSDNPDILRFFKYMRAAKDGQDGVDCEQSFVKCKEFKDFENPAMLSTYNDINKLVQARKLA; encoded by the exons atgaaaatgttaagtaaagcaaacaaacgcGAAGGCGATGGGAATGGCAGGCGTCAGcccaaattaaaaacaaacacgcaCAGAAAACGAAGATGCAGTCCGTTGTTATGCAGTCTATTGCTGTTACTTTGCCAGATGGGGCAtgcaacgacgacaacggcagcaacaaactCAACAAGGATTATGGCAACTAGCGACACATCCTTCAGCCAACCACTGACAACGATGACAGGCCAAGCGCGTAACGATGACAACACATTTCTGCCCATTTTGCCCATTGACATCAGCCCAGAATTCATCTCTCGCAATGTGTTCACCAAATCCGGTCAATACCGAGTCTTTCAGCCGGTCGAGAGTGAAAGCGATTTGCGCCTGGCCGTTTCAATGAAGCGCAAAGATTACACGCAAAGGGCAGAACACAGCGAGGTGAGCAAAACCAGtacaaagccaacaaaaagggcagcggcagccacaataacaacaaccgtTGCAACAAGCACTGTGAAACCGGTTAAGAGATCAGCCAAAATACCTgtaggccaacaacaacaagagcagagCAATAACGGCACATCCATTGGGCTGCGCAATGAGCTGCAAGGCTTGGAGGACTTGCTTATGGAGTATGTGGAACAGTTTTTTACACAGGGTAAATATGAGCCAATGCCTGGCTTGGTGCTGGCACTGCAAAAAAATCATACGAAAGCTGAAACTGAGAAGTTACAACGAGTAGAACGAAGTGTGCTGGACGATGCCAACGTCGAGCTAAACATACCTCGAGCAATGCAAAGTGCgaggcttttgtttttctctg GCCTAAAGAAGCTTATGTGGCCTCTTTACATGGGATTGCAGGTGCTGAAGAGTCTGCTGTTTGCCTTGTTTTTGCCAACAATCATAGGGAGCGTGAGTAGACTGATTGGCAAGG GCATCACCTCGGGCTCGGCCAGTTCAATTCCGCTTTTTGTTCGACCCATGGATCCGCCACAGGAATTGGATTTCAGGGACAACAGCGCCAACTTTGATGATGACAGCAAATTCAGTTTAGCCGACGACAGCAAAACGAATGCGGGCTACGAATACAATGCGG AGGCCtcccagcagcagccacaattcACGCCCTTCAACACCAACTCGGTGAGCCAGCAAACACTGTCGCGATACGGCGGACAACAGCAAATGCAGGATACCTATGCCAGTGCAATACAGAGTTTGGGTGCGGCCTCGTTTAAGAATTCGCAAAGCTTGTCAGGCGGTTCTTCTAGCCTTGGCAACGCTGCACCTGGCATGGCCAAGAAGCCACCTTCGCCGGCGAACATGAACACATTCCAGAGCTTCCAAAAGGTGCCGAAttcatcgctgctgctgtccaaCTACGATCCCTTCTACAGTCCGCTGTTGTCGCGACTGGATTCGGTATTTGCACAGCTCAAGCTCAACTCGGAGAGCGAAAGCTGTCGCGAGAAGCTCATTTGCCTGATGTATGCGAATCCCGCAAAGTATGCACCGTACAGTAATCTTGTCTCTGCGCAGCTAAGTCG AGAACTGAACGAGTTGCGTAAGCCGACCTCGGATAATCCGGATATCTTGCGCTTCTTCAAGTACATGCGAGCTGCGAAGGATGGCCAGGATGGCGTCGACTGCGAGCAGTCGTTTGTGAAATGCAAGGAATTTAAAGATTTCGAGAACCCAGCAATGCTCTCCACCTACAACGACATCAACAAATTGGTTCAAGCTCGCAAATTGGCGTag
- the LOC117575283 gene encoding uncharacterized protein LOC117575283 has product MQTFTIYTLLGMTIVMTAAHATPTLGGSDNSINSDYGHRNDEQIMIKLNERCIQNDNHSCTMLKTIVFMDRLLKKSNIDLSENFRVSRNRDIPDVPDDPEDELLLARAMDSDEESYGLLIANKLWRFVRSRSLRYKFSDNADFVMSSEPKGSVNIGFSVRPIEALEEGRGKMKNMGPLMMMMAAKTGMVGALLLKGLFLLAGKALIVSKIALLLAVIISLKKLLSQKKTIVEVPSHHDSYSAGWSRALDGFVEGLAEVPAHILSQDAQDMAYNAQQPTKVVQ; this is encoded by the exons atgcaaacatttaCTATTTATACGCTACTGGGGATGACCATCGTCATGACGGCGGCACATGCCACACCCACTCTAGGTGGCAGCGACAACTCG ATAAACAGCGATTATGGCCATCGAAATGATGAGCAGATAATGATCAAGTTGAACGAGAGGTGCATTCAAAATGACAATCATTCGTGCACGATGCTCAAAACCATTGTCTTTATGGATCGTCTGTTAAAGAAATCCAACATTGATCTTAGCGAAAATTTCAGAGTCTCACGCAATAG AGATATTCCTGATGTGCCAGACGATCCTGAAGATGAACTTTTGCTGGCACGTGCCATGGATTCGGATGAGGAATCTTACGGATTACTTATAGCCAATAAATTGTGGCGATTCGTACGCTCTCGCTCGCTGCGCTATAAATTCTCGGATAATGCCGATTTCGTTATGAGCAGCGAGCCGAAAGGCAGCGTCAACATTGGATTCTCTGTGCGTCCAATTGAGGCCCTGGAAGAGGGACGCGGCAAGATGAAGAACATGGGCccactgatgatgatgatggctgCAAAGACGGGAATGGTGGGAGCTCTTTTGTTGAAAGGACTCTTTTTGCTGGCCGGTAAGGCTCTGATTGTGTCGAAGATTGCACTACTACTGGCCGTCATCATATCGCTGAAGAAATTGCTGTCGCAGAAGAAGACAATTGTGGAAGTACCATCGCATCATGATAGCTATAGCGCCGGCTGGTCACGTGCTTTGGATGGATTCGTCGAAGGCTTGGCCGAAGTGCCTGCCCACATATTATCACAGGACGCGCAGGACATGGCCTACAACGCTCAGCAGCCAACCAAGGTGGTGCAATAA
- the LOC117574749 gene encoding uncharacterized protein LOC117574749, whose product MRAFALLTVIAIACCGTGLVAGDGLRLPDQQSSNNIQQIYAPQPQQQQQTLQFQQSPQQQQGQPGVGEERGRSSILSIFGLGNDNDPYLARTNSNCLGGDLSECFKTQALNTFDEIFYKDQYRLSDFARVVRLPETQQRSLLQEPFEYSEEPRSEDDDWNLLVKYALRRAERFIKSTALEVEWPEELTEAGRYEARFIGNDIDDELDVIENKRAGHFSRKKLKKMIIPLLLVLKIFKLKLLLFLPFILGIAGLKKILGLAAIILPGLFAYFKLCRPPGGVGGAFGGGLSGLFGNKNTFPEYTPQGVGAATYYHHHEHYEGGHGGPGPYYNQGPSFAKPYSDYYSKSNVGQPQPQVGGNSISFGDAQEAAYNGYYGRNTGKDIAAAPATEQKS is encoded by the exons ATGAGAGCGTTTGCCTTGTTAACCGTTATCGCTATTGCCTGTTGCGGCACCGGCCTCGTTGCCGGCGACGGTCTACGTCTACCGGACCAGCAGTCGTCCAACAACATACAGCAGATCTATGCAccgcaaccgcagcagcaacagcagacgtTGCAGTTCCAGCAatcgccacagcagcaacaaggtCAACCGGGAGTGGGAGAGGAGCGAGGACGGTCATCCATATTGAGCATCTTTGGGCTGGGCAACGACAATGATCCCTACTTGGCGCGCACCAACAGTAACTGCTTGGGCGGAGATCTCTCCGAATGCTTTAAGACACAGGCCCTCAACACGTTCGATGAGATTTTCTACAAGGATCAGTATCG TCTTTCGGACTTTGCTCGTGTTGTGCGTCTGCCCGAGACTCAACAGCGTTCGCTGCTGCAGGAGCCCTTCGAGTACTCCGAGGAGCCACGTTCCGAGGACGATGACTGGAATTTGCTGGTGAAATACGCCTTGCGTCGTGCCGAGCG CTTTATCAAGTCCACTGCCTTGGAGGTGGAATGGCCAGAGGAGCTGACTGAGGCTGGTCGCTATGAGGCACGCTTCATTGGCAATGACATTGATGATGAACTGGATGTCATTGAGAACAAGCGTGCTGGACACTTCT CTCGCAAGAAGCTAAAGAAGATGATTATTCCTCTGCTGCTGGTACTGAAGATCttcaagctgaagctgctgctcttcCTGCCCTTCATTCTGGGCATTGCTGGTCTAAAGAAGATTCTCGGTCTGGCTGCCATCATTCTGCCCGGTCTCTTTGCCTATTTCAAGCTCTGCCGCCCGCCAGGTGGTGTGGGCGGTGCCTTTGGTGGCGGACTGTCTGGCCTCTTTGGCAACAAGAACACATTCCCAGAATACACGCCCCAAGGCGTAGGCGCTGCCACCTACTATCATCATCACGAGCACTATGAGGGAGGACATGGCGGTCCCGGACCCTATTACAACCAGGGCCCATCATTTGCCAAGCCGTACAGCGACTACTACAGCAAGAGCAATGTGGGCCAGCCTCAGCCGCAAGTGGGTGGCAACTCTATTAGCTTTGGCGATGCCCAGGAAGCGGCATACAACGGTTACTATGGCCGCAATACAGGCAAGGACATTGCTGCCGCGCCTGCGACGGAGCAGAAGAGTTAA